The following proteins come from a genomic window of Proteinivorax hydrogeniformans:
- a CDS encoding ribosomal L7Ae/L30e/S12e/Gadd45 family protein — protein MISLLGFARKAGKLNLGSTAVEKSIKADKARLVIITKDTSNNTKDKFYTKASAKNIPIIEEYSRKELGNALGKGDVSVVSTADEGFAKAILKKWDGGNIE, from the coding sequence GTGATTAGCTTATTAGGATTTGCAAGAAAAGCTGGTAAATTGAACTTAGGAAGTACAGCAGTTGAAAAAAGTATAAAGGCTGATAAAGCAAGATTGGTTATTATAACAAAAGATACTAGCAATAATACCAAAGATAAGTTTTATACAAAGGCAAGTGCGAAAAATATTCCCATCATTGAAGAATATAGCCGAAAAGAACTAGGAAATGCTCTAGGAAAAGGTGATGTTAGTGTTGTGTCTACAGCTGATGAAGGGTTTGCAAAAGCAATATTAAAAAAATGGGATGGTGGAAATATAGAGTAG
- a CDS encoding YlxR family protein yields the protein MKKKKIPQRMCVGCQEMKSKKEFIRVVKPQEGDITIDPTGKKPGRGAYICPEIDCFKKAYKSKRLDKALKTAVPHQVYQSLEDRLSD from the coding sequence ATGAAGAAGAAAAAAATTCCCCAACGGATGTGTGTAGGTTGTCAGGAGATGAAGTCAAAAAAAGAATTCATTCGGGTAGTTAAACCCCAAGAAGGTGATATAACTATCGATCCAACAGGAAAAAAGCCAGGTAGAGGTGCATATATTTGCCCGGAAATCGATTGTTTTAAAAAAGCGTATAAATCTAAAAGGCTTGACAAAGCTTTAAAAACTGCTGTGCCTCATCAAGTATATCAATCCCTTGAGGATAGACTAAGTGATTAG
- the nusA gene encoding transcription termination factor NusA, which yields MDSNEFLQAITDIVREKGVKEEVMYDALEAALLAAYKKDYGNVDNVTVKINKEDGIVKLIATKEVVEVVENQNLEIALQDARKISKLAEIGHKMELDVTPKKYGRIAAQTAKQVVVQRLREAERTIVYEEFVDREEDIVSGLIQRIEQKNVFINLGKTEAILPPAEQIDGEEYVMNQNIKAYVLEVKNSSKGPQIFVSRSHPGLVKRLFEKEVPEIFDGIIDVITVSREAGYRSKIAVASSNPDVDPVGACVGPKGMRVQAIVSELRGEKIDIIKYSDDPKEYISQALSPAKVLDVVPNENEKVSRVIVPDDQLSLAIGKEGQNARLAAKLTGWKIDIKCESQLEE from the coding sequence TTGGACAGTAATGAGTTTTTACAAGCAATCACGGATATTGTTAGAGAAAAAGGTGTTAAAGAAGAAGTAATGTATGATGCGTTAGAAGCTGCACTATTAGCTGCTTATAAAAAGGATTATGGTAACGTTGACAACGTTACAGTAAAAATCAACAAAGAAGATGGCATTGTTAAGTTGATTGCAACAAAAGAGGTTGTTGAAGTTGTGGAAAATCAAAACTTAGAAATTGCACTGCAGGATGCACGCAAAATTTCTAAGCTGGCGGAAATTGGTCACAAAATGGAACTTGACGTGACCCCTAAAAAGTATGGAAGAATAGCAGCTCAAACAGCAAAACAAGTTGTAGTTCAAAGGTTAAGGGAAGCTGAAAGAACAATAGTATATGAAGAGTTTGTGGACCGTGAAGAGGATATAGTTTCTGGTCTTATTCAGCGGATAGAACAAAAAAATGTTTTCATAAATCTAGGAAAGACAGAGGCGATTCTCCCACCAGCGGAACAAATAGATGGCGAAGAATATGTTATGAACCAAAATATCAAAGCTTATGTTTTAGAGGTAAAAAACTCCTCTAAGGGGCCGCAAATTTTTGTTTCAAGAAGTCATCCTGGATTGGTAAAAAGGTTGTTTGAAAAGGAAGTACCTGAAATTTTCGATGGAATTATTGACGTTATAACTGTTTCTAGAGAAGCAGGATATCGTTCTAAGATAGCGGTTGCATCGTCAAATCCTGATGTCGATCCTGTAGGGGCTTGTGTAGGCCCTAAGGGCATGAGAGTTCAGGCTATAGTGTCTGAGCTTAGAGGTGAAAAAATCGACATAATTAAGTATAGTGACGATCCAAAAGAGTACATATCTCAGGCTTTAAGTCCAGCAAAAGTTTTGGATGTAGTACCTAATGAAAATGAAAAGGTGAGTAGGGTGATTGTGCCTGATGATCAACTTTCTTTAGCGATCGGTAAGGAAGGGCAAAATGCCAGGCTAGCAGCTAAGCTGACAGGTTGGAAAATTGATATAAAATGTGAAAGTCAACTAGAAGAGTAG
- the rimP gene encoding ribosome maturation factor RimP, producing MKKDVLSQVASYTQMVVKELGLDLVDVQLVKESGFSYLRIFIENLEGELTTEDCAKVNEKISTFLDEADPIKEQYFLEVSSPGLDRPLKKPEDFSRFKGHLVQVKTYKKIGGKKVFVGTLEGLFDDEIHIYDEDKEEKFVLDFNEVANVKLTIKF from the coding sequence ATGAAAAAAGATGTATTAAGCCAGGTAGCTTCTTATACACAAATGGTAGTTAAAGAACTAGGTCTTGACCTTGTAGACGTTCAATTAGTTAAAGAGAGCGGTTTTAGCTATTTGCGTATCTTTATTGAAAACTTAGAAGGTGAACTAACTACAGAAGATTGTGCAAAAGTTAATGAGAAGATAAGCACCTTCTTAGATGAAGCTGACCCCATAAAAGAACAGTACTTTTTGGAAGTCTCTTCACCCGGATTAGACCGACCCTTAAAAAAACCTGAGGATTTTTCGCGCTTTAAAGGCCATTTAGTTCAGGTTAAGACCTATAAAAAAATCGGCGGGAAAAAAGTTTTTGTTGGTACGCTGGAAGGACTTTTCGACGATGAAATTCACATCTATGATGAAGACAAGGAAGAAAAGTTTGTCCTAGACTTTAATGAAGTAGCAAACGTTAAGTTAACAATAAAGTTTTAA